The following coding sequences lie in one Phalacrocorax carbo chromosome 3, bPhaCar2.1, whole genome shotgun sequence genomic window:
- the AGT gene encoding angiotensinogen has protein sequence MNLAADLLRMLVCLTAVTCDRVYVHPFNLFSFDKSTCEELESLVQEGKKTFVPVSIESQTTPAYEDDLNDKDKLEAPSLSGSGGQKLSYLKDFVYVLGARFYGKLREVRRGANVLLSPTSLYGSLASFYLGASNQTAADLQGLLGFVPPSGDPDCTSRVDGHKVLSSLRTIESLIKSRDEELLFSKTLCLFSAPGVPLSQLFVQDLLPSADALYARAVDFTNPNEAAKQINAFVEAKSKGQSKCLLTDIDPSADLLFAVDVRLAVTIEQASRLKEPQEFWVDSHTKVSVPMLSVTGTFKYRTDASGSFSVVEVPISKTALLVLLQPVNGSDLEHVESELLLQSSAWLQPLSPREIKLTLPELTIEGSSDLQELLAEMGLPALLGKGADLSKISDANLTLGKVINKAFFKLTSDGTDQPEDPTAQKEDLVFLEVTLNKPFLLAVFEEKSRAMLFLGRVTNPLHGL, from the exons CACCCTTTCAATCTGTTTTCTTTCGACAAGAGTACCTGTGAGGAGCTGGAAAGCCTGGtccaggaaggaaagaaaacttttgtCCCTGTCTCAATCGAGTCTCAAACCACACCTGCCTATGAAGATGACCTGAATGACAAGGACAAGCTGGAAGCCCCGAGCCTGAGTGGCTCGGGGGGGCAGAAACTGAGCTACCTGAAGGACTTTGTCTACGTCCTGGGCGCGCGGTTTTATGGCAAGCTGCGGGAGGTGCGGCGGGGCGCAAACGTGCTCCTGTCCCCAACCAGTCTTTATGGCTCCTTGGCGTCTTTCTACCTGGGTGCCTCAAACCAGACGGCAGCTGATTTACAGGGTTTGCTGGGATTTGTTCCCCCCTCTGGAGACCCTGACTGCACCTCCAGGGTGGATGGACACAAAGTCCTTTCCAGCCTGAGGACAATCGAAAGCCTTATTAAGAGCAGGGACGAGGAGCTGCTCTTTTCCAAGACACTCTGCCTGTTCTCTGCTCCCGGCGTGCCTCTATcccagctgtttgtgcaggacttgctccCCTCTGCTGATGCTCTCTATGCCCGAGCTGTTGATTTTACAAACCCAAACGAAGCAGCGAAACAAATAAACGCCTTTGTGGAGGCCAAAAGCAAGGGCCAAAGCAAGTGTTTACTGACAGACATCGATCCATCCGCCGACCTGCTGTTTGCAGTGGACGTCCGCTTGGCAG tgaCCATCGAGCAAGCCTCCCGGCTCAAAGAGCCTCAGGAATTCTGGGTGGATTCACACACGAAGGTCTCGGTCCCGATGTTGTCAGTCACGGGGACATTCAAGTACAGAACTGACGCCAGCGGGAGTTTTTCTGTGGTGGAAGTCCCCATCAGCAAGACAgcgctgctggtgctgctgcagcccgtCAATGGCAGCGACTTGGAGCACGTGGAGTCGGAGCTGTTGTTGCAGTCCTCGGCCTGGCTTCAGCCGCTGTCCCCGAG agaaattaaattaacGCTGCCGGAGTTGACAATAGAAGGCAGCTCCGACCTACAGGAGCTTCTTGCAGAGATGGGGCTGCCTGcgctgctggggaagggagcagaTCTCAGTAAAATTAGTGATGCCAATCTAACACTTGGAAAG GTAATAAATAAAGCCTTTTTCAAACTGACCAGCGATGGAACAGATCAGCCAGAAGACCCCACAGCACAGAAGGAAGATTTGGTGTTCCTGGAAGTAACGCTGAACAAGCCATTCCTTTTGGCCGTTTTCGAAGAGAAGTCAAGGGCAATGCTTTTCCTTGGCAGAGTAACAAACCCGCTGCACGGGCTTTAA